DNA sequence from the Candidatus Acidiferrales bacterium genome:
GTCTGCTGCTGCAACAGCTGCCGGAAAGCCATCAAAAGAATCGTTGAGGGAAAATAGCGGTGTTATGCGAGAAGTCATATAGAGAGTTTCGAAAATGAAGAAGGTTGCTGTTGCATTATTGATATTTGTAGGAATCGCCTCCGCCTAGTCATCGGACAGGCGGATCCCTTCGGGACACGCACTCATCACACTTGCGCATGATTCACTTAGTTTATCCCGCTCTTCGCGGGAGTCGGAATGGAAGACTGTAGGGTATGTGGCATCAGGAAAAAATGGCGATTAGGAAATTCCCTTCTTCGGTTTAAGAAACGAATACTGTCCGACGGCGCCGAAGGCGCCTAGTTTATTCGTTTCTTCCGAGGGGGAATTTCCAGCCATTTTTTCCGTAAGCCTTGACTTTCTCTTTCGTACTTTCTCTTGTGTCAAGACAAGAGAAAGTACTATAAATCCTCACAAGGTTTGTTGATTCTCCATTGTTCATTTTCTTTTGCTCGCCCAAAAGAAAACGAACCAAAAGAAAAGGGCGCCCTTGCGAAAATGGTCCGCCGCAGGCGGATCGTCCCGTGCGAAGAATATGCGATTTTTTGAATAGCTACGACAAACCAACGTTTGACAAAAAATCGCTACGACCGGACTACTAATTCCGTAAAATTCCTCCTCCCAAACGGGACTCCATTTTCGCAAGGGATTATTCAGATCATGCAAACTGAGCCACTCAAGTCTTTACTGAACCAGTACCGAGTCTTGAGGGTGTCCATCATACCGCCTCATTAGTACTCCACCGTCACGCCTTGTTCTCTTGTACTTCACTTCAATCCATGATAGCTTGCAAAATCAAAGGCCGGCAACTGACAGGTGATTACGCAAGTTTTTCAAGGAGGCTGTATATGAAGAAATATACCGTGCTATTTTTCGCCGCTATGATCGCCGCGGCTGCGCTGGCGGGCTGCGCAAGACATGAATCCCTTTCCAACGGACCTGAATTCTATTTCAAAAAGATTGTATTACTCACGGGCGACCGGCGGATAGAAGGCCGCTATCCGGTCTCTGACAGCGTGGCAAAGACCGCGAATGTTTACTCTCTATCGTACGGCGACAGCGGAAGGATCAGAGAGATACGGTACACGAAAAAAGGAAATCCCGCAAACGACCCGTCGTTCGGATCCGATACAATTGTCATCGACTATTCAAACGGAAAAGAGGAAATGACATTCAAAGGTCTTTCCTACCCGGGACGCATTCACTCGCAGGTGTTCACGCTGGATACGGCAGGCCACGTTACCGGCATTCGGAATTACGACAAGACCGGAGCCCCGGTCGAAGACGAGTCCGGCGCAGCGGAGTACAAAGTCACCGGCGGCGAGGGAACCCGCACTGTCTATTCGACGCTGCTTGACAGGAGCGGCGCGAAAGTCAGAGACGAAATTGCCCGCTTCGACAGCTCGGGGAACATGACAGAAGTAACATTTCTAAATGCCGCGTCCGGAGGGAACGACGATGTGCCGGAATCGATCCGATATGGATATGACGGATCGGGCGACCTCACGCACCGCGAGCTCTTTGGAAGGGAGGGCATGCCGGTAAAGATAGGAACTAACACGTGGAAATACGATCAGGGCGGAGAGATGTGTTTACCATATCCATCTTATGAAATACGGGACGCCAGATCGGGTTGGAAGTACGACGACCATGGCAACCTGATTGAGGAAGACGATTCCACGGGCAATGGGCAGCCGTCGGCAAAAGCGCTCTATGTCTTTGACAGGAACGATAACCTTTCGAAGCTTGCTTACTTCGACGGGAATGGAAAGATGACAAAAGCGCTCGGCAGCTGGGGACAGGGTGACGACGTTCCGCCGCCCGATTTCGCGCCCGTGGATCAAGAGCCGCAGATTCTCAGTCAGCATATTCCGGCTTATCCTGATTCCGCCCGGCATGCGGGAATCGAAGGGAGAGTAATTGTAAAGATATGGGTGGACAAAGATGGAAAGGCGCACAAGGCTGTTGTGCTAAGGAGCGACAATCCGGTTTTCAATCAGGCTTCTATCAATGCAGCCATGACTGCCAGGTTCACCCCGGCGATCCTGGACGGCGAGCCGGTAAGCGTGTGGGTCGCGATGCCGTTCATGTTCAAGTTGAGGCCGAGATAGAAGTAAGGAAGGCTTCGGCAAAAGAATACGTTGGGGGATTTGTTAAACTGAAATACCGACTCCCGACAACTAATCGCTATTCACTGTCTCCTTCCCCCGTTGATTCTTCAGATCATGTCGCTTACTTTTATTCAACTTGGATAAAGAAGTGTGATCGGAAGAATTTCATGTTTCCGATGGCATTTTAAAGTATTTCTCGGAGATCAGGGAGTTCGCTAAAAAAGTAAATGTCAGTCAGTCGGGGGAAATTGTTTCGTAGAATGACAGTCTCTCTCATGTCCTTGAAGGAAACTTGAGGTTTGCACTTGATGGCTGCAAGAAATAACTTTGATAGTTCAAACTAACGGGGGCGTTTGAGATCGGTAAAAATCAGGAGAAGACCAAGTGAATCCAAGAATATCTGTCCGTGCGTTTGCTGAAATGATTAGCTTGCCTGCTTATGAGCAAGTAAGAATCTTGACTGAACAAAAATACCCCAGGCAAGGACCACAAGCGTTCAAAGTGCCTTATTACCAAATCGCTCTTCAAGGCATCAGGAATTTTTATACATCTGGGAACAATAGTAAGGAGCTCGCTGCTGCCCGTATCCGGGCGAAATCACTTAACCCTGAATCGAAACGGGATAACAATTTGAGAGTCCTTACCAACTTCGGAAAGAGCCGTCAAGCGATTCGTAAACTCTCAATCCTCCCACAGCCGTACCTGATAGCACAACCAGCGGTGGGAGTTGATTTGAAGTTGAAGTTTGATATCTCGGCAAAAGATGGGGGAAAAGACGTCCGGATTTTCTATAATCCACGAACCCTCCCGATCGAACCTATAACCGCAAAGTTGACATTAGAAATCGCTCATTGGATATTAATTCAAAATTCTGGAATCCTTCAGTGCAATGCATTGGAATACATAGATCTTGTTAACGGAAAGGTCTACAAAATCAGCCATGTTTCTAGTAGAACATCAAAACTGATAACAGCTAATGCGAAAATAATAGCTTCTTTGTGGCCGAATATCTAGATGGTCGTGAAAAGAGTGAGTTACTTGGGCCACGATGATTAATTCCCGATAATTTTTCCCTTTGTCTTGAAATCCGTGTAATATTCGAATGCCTTAACAAGGAAGTTGTGTCTCCTTGCTATCGAGTAGGCTTCCACTGAGGCCTGAAGAACATACCTCTGGAATTCTTCAATTAGAATTGTGTTTTTGGGCTTTTCATACTTACTCAAGAGATCCATGTTGTGTTTCACCTCGTTGAGTAGTTTTATGTAAAACTTCGCAAATGAGCGAATCTGATCGATCTTGCCATTTACGAATTGATCTTCCACGAACAAATAGGCAGACACAGCAACAGCCCTGCTTGAAATGGTTGCCGCCTCTTTTCCAAAGGCGGCATCCATAAGTTTAAGGACTTTCTTAATGCGAGCAAGATTCTCGTCGTTCTCATCAAGGTCATGGTTCTCTTCAAAGAAAGATTCAATATCCCCTAATCTAGCTCTTACAAATTCTCCTTCAGGTTTTGTCTTGGCAAAAGAATTAATGCAAATTTGAGCAAGTGTGAAAGGCCTAGAAAACCTTTTTTCGGATAGTCCAGTGTGTCTGAAAAACAGGCCGTCGTTTCCGATTTTCTTATAAATAAAGTCACGGATTGTGCCAGTCTTCGTTTTCAGAAGTTCGCCAGAGTTCAGTCTAATACCAAGCTGCAAACGCCTAAATATTTCTCTAACATACTCGTCATCAATAGATTCATAGATGCAAAAACTGAGTTTATAGTTTTCTATTTTCTCTGCTACGCTAGGATGTACCTTTTTAAGTCCCTTGTAGGTATACAATTCCTCCAGAAAACGAATTGTTAAAGGTGAATCTTCACCTTTCGTCGGCGTGAAAAACCTTGACAATGTGACCATTCGTTGTTTACCATCAATGCATTCGTAATCAAACTGTTTGTTATCTTTGACTTCGACAAGATAGATCTTGGGAATGTCAATATCCTTTATGATCGAATCCAGTAAATCCTGCTGTTGCTTCGTCGACCAAATTTTTTCCCTTTGATAATCCGCATCCAGATCGATCCTGTACAAATAATCATCCACGAATTCTCTCACTGGAATATCCTTCAGAGAACGTGGTTTACCCACTTTGTTTGCCATCTTCTTCTCCTTCACCCAGATTCACAACACCTCCTGAGAAACTTTGTTCGGTCAATATCATCCCCCAGCATCTTCTTTCCCTTTGCTGCAAGCCATTCTTTGAACGGATTTCCAACATCAGTCGGTATTCCTGCAACAAGGGGAGGCTCAATCTCTTCAAGACTGAGTATTTTCCTGAAGAAACCGTACCTTCTCTTTATTTCGTCGCCGGTTTGTTGAAAATCTATTATTTCTATCTCAAAAGCCTCGCGTCTAGCCAAATGAGCTTTAAACAGAAGATCCACTAAACCAATATCATTTTGATTCAGTGAACAACCAATAACTCGTAGTATATCACACTGCGCCAATATTTCGAAAGCCCGACTCCAAATAAAATTATAAGGTGGCACCAGGTAGTTTTTGTTTATCCCAAGTGGAATGATTGAGATATTCTTTGGTTTGCCATAGGTTGAGACGTTTGTCCAGCTGAATGATCCGTGTAATTTCAGCAAGGGAATGCCATCTCCTTTTTCGTATGTCAAACAATAATTGTGTCTCTTATCATGGATTTTTTCGTAAGCATCATCTAAAAGGTTGTCGTAGTTCAGCGATATTATCCCCAAAAGGCTTTCTCTTTCACTGGTCAGGGAATGCAGTTCAAGAAGAGCCTTATGTAGATAGAACTTTTTCCTCCTACTTTTGGACAATTTACCTCTTATATCTTTTTGGATCAGTCTCTTGAGGTGAGTTACTTTGAAATCAGAATCTGGTATCTGATTGGATTCCAAAAGTGAGATTAGTAACTCAATATTTATAGGCCCTTCACGAAAAGTGACTTCCTCTACATTTTTCTTAAACCTCGAGTTTTTCTGAGCTATCTTCATTACTCGCTTTGATACATCCGAGATAAGTAACCCGTTGTTGCTTATGAAAAGGGCTGATGGAGCTTCCTCAAGATTCAATACTTCTGCGTGAGTTGCACCAGCGCCGAGCAAGTAGGCGACTTTTGTTAATGCCATGATGACCTTTTAAGGCATAGTGAAATCTTGATGTAATTAGTCGGCATCATCATTGGGATTTTCGGTCCAAGGCGTTTGCGAGAAATGCCATGCTATTGATTCTACTAAAATAGATCTTCCCTATAGGATTCGTCTTGTTCTCGTACCATCCCGCTGGCGGCTTTCAAACGCACAATCCAACTGCATATCGCCGTAAGTTGTTCATCCTTTGTAAGATTTGCGGCACCGCCAAGGATTCCATTTTGTAACTGGTTGAAGATTTCTTTTGCCATGCTGTTTTCAATAGCTGCGCCTACGAAAAAAGTGTGAGGGCTTAATTTCTTTTTTCTAAAACTACTTCTTATTCGGCTCAACGCTGAGTTCGCTGTTTTCCAGTGCTCGTCGGCTCCCGCCGGGTCCAACCCACCCTTCAATTCCCCTAAAGCAATGTAACTTTCATTCGAGTAGATAATTGATTCCCTGTGCTTATCAGATCTCAGATCATCCATCCTACCATCAAGAACACAGACATCGACATTCTTTTTCACTGCCGGGACAGTCGTATTTATGATAAGCAGCCTATTTGCCCTGCCGATCTTCCAGTAAAAACCGTTCGCCCTCTTTTCCAGATCAGTATCCTCGTTTGGTTTTGCGATCCAGCTGTCTGAATCAGAATCCTTCCAATAATAGGTGATACCTGCAAGGTTGAACACTGAAATTAAGGTTCGAATAAATTTTCTTTGGCCTAATTGGCCTGCTAGATTATTTGCCTCGCCGCCAAGCTTGCCTCCCCGCGTTAACAAATACCTGTAGGTAAGTTCATCGACAAATTTGTCACCCGCTGGTTCCAAAAACTTTTCGATAAGTTGCTTTATCGCAGAGGTTTTGTCTTCATCGGTCAAGTGCTTCAGTGACTTCTCTGAAAGGCCCGATGCTGTGAGCAAGCCCGCTTTCAACTCTTCGATTTTGAGAAGTTCTTTTGGGCTTTGCACTTTGCCAGCCATTGCTCTCAGAGCGCGCGCCTCTTCAATGTAAGGCATAGCGAGGTAGTTCTTCTCTAATGCAAGCTTAATGAAACCTGCTCTGGTTTCTTCCTTGGAGGTTACTAAGTCTTCGGGTTTTTCTATGATCGTCTGTGGATTTATTCCTTTTGCCATAGATACACGCATTTCCGGACTTCTGTTCGTCCGTAGCTCCCCATCTGTTGACTGCTATTCCCCTTGCCCTTAGGCAGAACAAATATCTTCCTGATCTTGAAGCCGAGGTTCTCCGCGAATTCCGACAACATCAGATCGACCGGTATCTCTTCGCCGCCATACCGCACATTGTCGTTCACCATGACACAATAACCGCCGCTTCTCGTGACCCTTGCCATTTCATTTATCGCGAAGCACATCTCCAGAAAATAGTTCTTCACCATCCGTGGGACATTGCTGTTGTTCAGCTTTTCTAATTTGTTCAACTCATCAAGAACTGAATTCACTTCCATCATTGCTGCCGAGTTACCATAAACTTCCATAACTCTTTCAAATGCCTTTGACTTCCCGATTGATGAATAGAACTGATTTAGCTGATCCACTTTCTCCTTGTTCTCCACAGTGCACGAGAGCATCGATTGTCTCAAGTTCCTCACATCGTCATTGTCATTCCCGAGAAAAACCAACTCCAGCGCATAGGTTCTCGTGTAATCGTAGCGGTTGCAATAGGGAGGGGAAGTCATTATGAAGTCGAAGAAACCATCGCCTAACTTCGGCAGTTCCTCAAGGCATGAACCTTCGATGATATTTATCGGGTGTTTGATACAATTGTTGGTCTTGTGAATAATGAACAAAGTATCCGATCCATCATTCGATAGGTCATTTACAATCTCGCTAAGCTTATTGTTGATCGCCTTTTCAAAAGAGAGAATCTTTCCAATGTTATACGGCTTTCCCAAAAGCTCTCTCTTGGAACGATAATCCCAACGCAGGTACTGTCCATCTTTTCTTGTGTAGCTTATTTCTTCGAGGACGCTGAATGCCGCGAACTGCAGAACCGCCCGGACTCTTTCGTCTTTTATTGTCGTGCAGTACGTTAGGTATTTGTTTAACAAAGTTTCTGTTTCATCGGGGAACGCATCTTTAGTTATCGTGATATGATTGATATGGGTGTCATATTTCTTAATTTTGGGAAATTCGCTCCAAAAATTCTTGACGACCGAAGAGAGCTTCTTCGCGTCGACATCGCCAATGGCTTGTCGGGTCTTCATTACAAAGGTGCCGACAGGCAAAAGCTCTACGCCGTAAGACTGCCAGCCAAGTTCCTGCGCTGCAAATAAAGTCGTTCCCACACCTGCAAACGGATCGAGAATTCTTCCCGGTGTCGTTGTATAG
Encoded proteins:
- a CDS encoding TonB family protein; translation: MKKYTVLFFAAMIAAAALAGCARHESLSNGPEFYFKKIVLLTGDRRIEGRYPVSDSVAKTANVYSLSYGDSGRIREIRYTKKGNPANDPSFGSDTIVIDYSNGKEEMTFKGLSYPGRIHSQVFTLDTAGHVTGIRNYDKTGAPVEDESGAAEYKVTGGEGTRTVYSTLLDRSGAKVRDEIARFDSSGNMTEVTFLNAASGGNDDVPESIRYGYDGSGDLTHRELFGREGMPVKIGTNTWKYDQGGEMCLPYPSYEIRDARSGWKYDDHGNLIEEDDSTGNGQPSAKALYVFDRNDNLSKLAYFDGNGKMTKALGSWGQGDDVPPPDFAPVDQEPQILSQHIPAYPDSARHAGIEGRVIVKIWVDKDGKAHKAVVLRSDNPVFNQASINAAMTARFTPAILDGEPVSVWVAMPFMFKLRPR
- a CDS encoding DUF262 domain-containing protein, translated to MANKVGKPRSLKDIPVREFVDDYLYRIDLDADYQREKIWSTKQQQDLLDSIIKDIDIPKIYLVEVKDNKQFDYECIDGKQRMVTLSRFFTPTKGEDSPLTIRFLEELYTYKGLKKVHPSVAEKIENYKLSFCIYESIDDEYVREIFRRLQLGIRLNSGELLKTKTGTIRDFIYKKIGNDGLFFRHTGLSEKRFSRPFTLAQICINSFAKTKPEGEFVRARLGDIESFFEENHDLDENDENLARIKKVLKLMDAAFGKEAATISSRAVAVSAYLFVEDQFVNGKIDQIRSFAKFYIKLLNEVKHNMDLLSKYEKPKNTILIEEFQRYVLQASVEAYSIARRHNFLVKAFEYYTDFKTKGKIIGN
- a CDS encoding AvaI/BsoBI family type II restriction endonuclease, whose protein sequence is MAKGINPQTIIEKPEDLVTSKEETRAGFIKLALEKNYLAMPYIEEARALRAMAGKVQSPKELLKIEELKAGLLTASGLSEKSLKHLTDEDKTSAIKQLIEKFLEPAGDKFVDELTYRYLLTRGGKLGGEANNLAGQLGQRKFIRTLISVFNLAGITYYWKDSDSDSWIAKPNEDTDLEKRANGFYWKIGRANRLLIINTTVPAVKKNVDVCVLDGRMDDLRSDKHRESIIYSNESYIALGELKGGLDPAGADEHWKTANSALSRIRSSFRKKKLSPHTFFVGAAIENSMAKEIFNQLQNGILGGAANLTKDEQLTAICSWIVRLKAASGMVREQDESYREDLF
- a CDS encoding DNA methyltransferase; amino-acid sequence: METAYQLSRKVVSFQANRNEPIYRWFKYREGFSSGLVKYFLENYTTTPGRILDPFAGVGTTLFAAQELGWQSYGVELLPVGTFVMKTRQAIGDVDAKKLSSVVKNFWSEFPKIKKYDTHINHITITKDAFPDETETLLNKYLTYCTTIKDERVRAVLQFAAFSVLEEISYTRKDGQYLRWDYRSKRELLGKPYNIGKILSFEKAINNKLSEIVNDLSNDGSDTLFIIHKTNNCIKHPINIIEGSCLEELPKLGDGFFDFIMTSPPYCNRYDYTRTYALELVFLGNDNDDVRNLRQSMLSCTVENKEKVDQLNQFYSSIGKSKAFERVMEVYGNSAAMMEVNSVLDELNKLEKLNNSNVPRMVKNYFLEMCFAINEMARVTRSGGYCVMVNDNVRYGGEEIPVDLMLSEFAENLGFKIRKIFVLPKGKGNSSQQMGSYGRTEVRKCVYLWQKE